Genomic DNA from Paucilactobacillus hokkaidonensis JCM 18461:
CATTCCATTTGATGAGGAGTAAAAATAATATTACCAGCAGGTTGTGCGATCTGTTTGGCTGTCATCATTGTAATGGCTGAACCGTCGATCACTACGGTTTGGTTGGCACTAGTATTGGCGAATACAGTTGCCAACACTTCTTGACTATGAAAGTCATCACCAAGGCCGGGTCCAACAACAACCACAGTGGCTTCACTCACCAAATGACTAAGTTGGACTTTATCGTAGTAGTTTACAAACATCGTTTCTGGTAATTGGGCGTGTAAACTAAAAGAATTGGATGTGTCTGTGGCGGTGGTTACTAAACCAGCACCGGAATACACCGTAGCAGTGGCTGCCATGATGATGGCGCCACCGAAATTAGCATTACCACCAATTAACACGACCTTACCAAAATTGCCCTTAAAACTGTCTTCAGGGCGTTGTTTAATTATGTTGAGAATTGTTGCATCTAATCGTTTCATTTTGTCTGCATCCTTTTTTATGGTAGAAACGTGCTTACGAAGGAGTTTTAGTCCACGATATCTGGTACTCCGTAACCCACATTCTTTTTGCAATTATATCATCATTAAAGCCCTTTTTCCTAGTAATGAAACTATGTTATGATATACCTACTCGTTTTAGAGTTAATTGGAGGACGTTAATAAATGACCGATTGGAAAACTAAAGCACAACAACAAAAAGAAGACTATGTTAATGATTTAATCGCACTAATGAAAATACCCAGTGTTCGTGATGATTCACAAGCCACTGATGAATTTCCGCTGGGGCCCAAACCAGCACAAGCCCTAACTATTTTTTTGGAAATGGCCCAACAAGATGGTTTTAAAACTAAAAACATTGATAATGTTGTCGGTTATGCTGAATGGGGTGAAGGTGACGAAACACTTGCCATTTTGGCCCATCTTGATGTTATGCCGGCGGGAAATGGTTGGGATACGGATCCGTTTAATCCAGTAATTAAGAATGGTAACATTTATGGTCGCGGTGCATCAGATGACAAGGGGCCGGGGATGGCTGCTTATTACGCGCTAAAAACACTAAAAGACATGGACGTTAAATTTAATAAAAAAGTTCGTTTCATTGTTGGTACGGATGAAGAAAGCGATTGGACTGGGATGAAACGTTATTTTGAAGTTGAACCAGCGCCAACGCTTGGATTTTCACCAGATGCTGAATTTCCATTGATTAATGGTGAAAAAGGGAATGTCTCCATGAAATTGGGATTTGCCGGAGAAAATAAGGGTTCGGTAAGCGTAAGGTCATTTCATTCTGGCTTACGACCAAATATGGTTCCACGTGAAGCCGAGGCAGTGATTGAAACTGATGACCCAAATCAAATGAAAGTGGCATTTACTGAGTTTCTCGCTCAAAAACCAATTACTGGTGAAGCTGTTGATACTCCAGACGGGGTTAAGTTGAGTGTGGTCGGTAAAGCAGCCCACGGCATGGAACCACTGAAGGGCGAAAATGCTGGGACCTATTTAGCAAACTTTTTAACCCAATACGATATTCAGGGGGATGCCGGTAGCTTTATCAATTTACTTGGGCATTACATGCATCAAGATTCACGGATGCATAATTTTGATTTGGCCTTTAGTGACGATGTGATGGGTGATTTAACCATGAACGTCGGGATGATGGATTTTGACGATCAAGTTGGTGGTCAAGTGGATATGAACTTCCGTTATCCAAAGGGGATCACGCCGGATGATATTCAAGCCAAACTGAACACTGTTGTGACACCACTTGCAGTTACGATTACGCAAGGATCATTTATGGTACCGCATTATGTGGATACTAGCGACCCATTGGTTACAACATTGATGGGTGCGTACCGTGATCAGACGGGTGATTTAGATGCTCAGCCAGAGGTTGTCGGTGGTGGAACTTATGGTCGTATGATGGAACGTGGTGTTGCCTTTGGCGCCTTATTTGCCCATACACAGGATACAATGCACCAGGCTAATGAATTTCAACCGATTGATGATTTGTTGATGGCAATGGCAATTTATATGCAATCAATTAATGATCTAGTTACTGACTAGTACCGTTTTACTGTTAATCGCTTTCATTTTTTGCTAAACTAAAGCTAAGGAATAGTCAGTTGAAACTATGCCTGCAAAGTTTATCGGAGGTGGCTGTGATGAGTGATTATCAACACGTTCTTGTTGGAATTGACGGTTCAAAGCAATCAGAAATGGCACTAGAAAAAGCAATTAGTGCTGCGTTACAAAATAATGCCAAGCTTTCATTGTTGAGTGTTATTAATGGCGAGCGGTTTCCGAATACTAGTACAGTTGGCTATGGATTCATCGATCGGTCCGTGTATGATGGAGCGGTGAAAGAGATGGAGAAAAAATTAGCCCATTATCAAAAACAGGCAGAAGATGCAGGGGTTACTAATGTTGATTTAAAAGTTAAAATTGGTAATGCTAAAATCGAATTGGGCAGTAAGTTTCCAGAAGCCAACGATGTAGATTTAATTGTGGTCGGTGCAACTGGGCTTAACTTTATTGGCCGAATGATCGTAGGCTCGACAGCATCATATGTCGTCCGTGAATCACCATGTGATGTTATTGTGGTTAAGACGGATAAAGAGAATAAGCCAGTTGACTTACAGAAGACAACTTATCCAGAAATTTAAGCATACAAAGAGTGGGCAATAAAAGTTCGTAAATGAAAAAAGGATGCAGCAAAAACATAGTTTTTGCCCATCCCTTTTTTGTTCCATAATTAACCAATACTTTCCCGTATTAGTTACTGTATTTTTCAAACTCCGCGACAAAGCGAGAGCTGATTTTGTAATCAGGGTTATTTTTTAACTGATCAATTAATTTTTGTGCAGCTGAATTTTGACCCGTTTTAATTAAATAGTGATAAGCAAAGCGGACACATATTTTAAGCCAGAACATTGTCAGTTCGCTTGTGATTTCAAAATTATCTAGCATCGATTTAATATCATTGAAATAAAATCGGGCACGATCAAGCTGATCGCGCTGGAAGTAAATTTCACCTAATGCGATATGAGCAGAAATTACATAGGAAGAATCTGTTTTGGCATCACCGTCTGCAACAAAGCTGAAATGGAAAACAGCACCATCTAGATCGTTGTTTAATAGACACAGATAACCAGTTAAAAATTGATATTGTTTATTTTCTAATTTTTCATCTTCATTAAATGAAGCACCAATGTGTTGTAATTTTTGGTCTGCTGCATCAATTTGATCTAATGCGATTAAACGTTCTGCAGTTGTGATTTCATCGAAAGTATCTGAAGCAACTTGAAATTCTGAAACGACGTCATTCAGGGTAAGATCTAGCCGTTGACATAATTTAATTAGTGTACCAAGGGAAGGAACCGTCCCCTTATTTTCAATGTTACTCATTGTTGCTTGGGTACAGATTCCAGCAGCCAGTTCAGACTGATTGAGACCTTTTTCTTTACGTTGTTGCCTAATAATTGAATTTAAAAACATTTATTTTCCCTACCTTATTAATTTAAAAATACGAACATGAGTATATTATAAACGTTTACGACAAATTTAACTACGAATATGAATAAAAATAGTCCTATAAATTTTGCTAATGTTATAATTAACTTAGCATATATCGTTACGTTGTGCGTTAATGCTGTTCAAACGATAATTATTTGCGTAAACTTGCTGTGAGCTAGTCATATAAAATTGAAAGTATACTATATAATCTATAGTTCCACTAGATTAATTGTTTTAGCACCAATTAACAAGAATAATGCTCCACTTTAATGAATTATTTAGAAACGATAGACTACAAAGATTTTAATAATAAATATGTCTATTTAATGGTATTTGTGAATAAGGTAACTACCATAATAAATGAATTCAAGATAAAGGCGTGTAACTAGGTGTTACGATTGGAGTGGGAATAATGCGTAATATTTATTTATGTGAGAGTCAACCAGTTGAACGACAAAATTATGAACGGGAAATTAAGCAACAACTGTTAGTGAATCAGCTGTCATCATTGGTATATTCTTTTGGCACTGAGAGTCCAGAGGAATTATTGTTGTACGTGCAGAATCATCCACTGGAAACTGGGTTATATTTCCTGGACACCGAAATGGGTATTGGACAGGTTAGTGGTATGCAGTTAGCAGAACAGATTAGACAAAGTGACCCGCAAGCTTTGATAGTTTTTTTTGCATATCAAAAAGAACTATCAGTTAATGCAATTCAACGACACATTGAGCCGCTAGATTACATTATTAAAACTAGCGATCACAAAGAAGAGTATCAACAAATTATGCTGGATCTTAAAATTGCACAACAACGAGATAAAGTTGTGCCTGAAAATAAAACTGAAATTTTTACGTATAAACTCGAAAGTCGGATTTACAAACTTGATATTCAAAAAATTGATTATTTTAGTACTACGGATTCACCACATAAGCTCCGATTAACCACTCATGAGCAGCAAGTTGAATTTCGCGGTGATTTAAATGATATTCAAAAACGCTATCCATTTCTATTCCGGGGCCACAAGAGGATACTTTTGAACCCAAAACGAATTAAATTGATTGATTTGCAAACAAGGCTAGTAACCTTTATTGATGATGAAAGCTGTCAAATTGCGTATCGAAGATTATCCGAGCTGAAGCAAATTTTGTAAATTATATTGCAAGACTTTAACTATTAAACTACTAAAACTTGGTAGCTTTTTTGTTTAATTTCACGAAGAATTACTAATTTATCCGTATGTATTAATTAGCAGGTAAATACTAATTTAGATTGGATGGATTAGCAAAATGGTGAGAGTGCAATTAGTAAAATTTAGTATCATTATTTTAGTTACCGGTTTTAGTTTGAACTGGATTATGGCTCCGGTATTGGCCACAGAATTAACACAAGAGCAGATTAACGTAGAAAAGAGTGCTGCTTCGATAAAGGCAGAACGTGATTTTCTCGAGCAGGCTAAGTTATCTGATGAAGTATTGTTGGAAGAAAGTGGTCAGTATCAGGAAGCGTATACGGCTCGCTGGAAAGAGATACAAGCTGATTTTGATCGGGGAGTTGAGTTTGGACAACTGGCTTATGAACAACAAATTGAGAATCCAATTGATGAATTAACGGACGATAAAAGCCAATTTTTCAAATTAGGAGTTCACGAGGGTTATCAAAAGGCTCAAAAAGAGTCCGATAATGAGCCACATGTAGAGATTAATAACGAGCCACAAGATAAGAATGTTGTTAGTAAAATAAATTCGACATCCGTAATACCAAGCAGTCCACACAAAGACGATCACACGAAAAAAGTGGATCCAGTTATTTCACAACAGCAGCGGCCAATGTTGCCTAATGTGTTGTCACCGTTGCCACGTGGAGTTATTACAGGTGATCATCAAAAATTTATTAATCGTTTTGCTACGACTGCACAGATTGTTGCACAAGAACATAATTTATATGCATCAGTTATGATTGCCCAAGCTGTACTGGAAAGTTCTTGGGGAAACAGCGGTCTTAGCCAAACGCCATACTATAATTTATTTGGAATTAAGGGCTTATTTGCTGGAAAGGCAGTAACAATGCAAACTAAAGAAGATAATGGGAAAGGAAATTTATTTACGATTGATGGTCGTTTTCGTCAATATCCATCATATCGGGCCTCATTAGATGATTATGCCACGATAATGTTGCAACCCATTTTTGCAAAAGCTTGGCGGTCTAATACAAAAAGTTATCGTGATGCCACTGCTGCTTTGACGGGTACCTATGCCACCGATACTAGCTATGCTGTTAAATTGAATCAAATTATTGAGACTTATAAGCTAACGAAATATGATCGGGCGCCAAGTGTGCAAAGTAAGCCAACCATTATCAGTCATAAATTAAAGCAAAATGACACTTTAATGGAACGACAGACTCAAAAAAATATTGGTGGTAGTCCCAAAGTGAAAGATGCCAATATTAGTATTCCATCTTTATTGGGTCTAGTCGGTTTAGGGATTAGTGGCTGGTGGATGAAACGGAGAGTATAAAATAGGGAGCCGACATCTGGCAGTTCTGACGGGTTGTAATTATTAAAACGCAACCGCTCTAGTTCTGTGTCAATGTCGCTTGTACTATGCCGAAAACCGGCAAGTACAAGTCGCAAATGACTACGTGTAACAAAATAATGGACCCTCACATGGATAGTTCACCATAATATCACCTGTTTTATGGATTAAACACGTTCGCAACCGCAGACGACTACGTGTAACAAAATAATGACCCTCACATGGATAGTTCACCATGTAAGGATCATTATTACGTTACACTCCGCCATCTAAACGCGGTTGCTCACGCTCTTAACTTTGTGGTTGTCGAATATCGTTTAAAGTAGCATCAATTTGTTGTAAAACACGATCGATGTTGCCAGGTTGATCAAGATCAAAGGTTTGCAGGTCAATTTTCATTTTGGGACTAGCATTATATTCTTCAAACCATTCTTTATAAGCGGTCCACATTTTATAGTAGTAACGTTCCAATTCTGGGTTATTGTCAAACTGTTCATAGTCACGACCACGCTTTTTAATTCGATATAGGATTGTGTCAAAGTCAGTTTCCGCATAGACTAATAAATCGGGAGCTTTTTTTGGCAACTGTTGTAGGTCCATCATCATATTATCGAGCAGGTTGAGATAAACACCTAGTTCAGTATCAGTGATGTTACCTTCGGCGTTATTCTCCTTGGTGAATAACGCGTCTTCGTAGATGGAACGGTCTAACACATTGTTGTCATCATCTAATGCTTTTTTGATCATTCCAAATCGTTTGTTGAGAAAATAGATTTGTAATAAAAAGCCATACTGTTTTGGATCCTTATAATATAATGGTAGCACTGGATTATCGCCTACTGGTTCATAAAATGCTTTTGTTCCTAAGTGTTCGGCAATGAGTCCGGTAAGTGTTGTTTTACCAACACCGATCATTCCTGCTGTGATTATCACCATGGTGGCCCCTCTTTACAATTAATTTTAAATTTACTTTTTTAATGATACTACATCTCTACTTGAAATAATATATTGCTAAAAAGTGTATTTTGTGGATAAGTGAACCTACGACAAGCGTTAGGGCCGATATTACAATTGGTTATCAATTTGTTATTCTTTGAAAGAGCGACACGAACACGGTATAATTGAAACATTAGGAAAACTAGGGGATGACAGTCGATATGTATAAAGCAATCGTATTTTTTGATTTAGATGGCACATTATTGATGGATGACAAGAGTTTATCGCCAGCCAATGTTCAGGCAATTCATGAATTGGAGCAAAATAATATTTTACCAGTAGTTTCTACCGGACGTAATATTTTTGAAGTGCGTTATGTGCTAGATGAAACCGGGATGGACTCGATTGTGAGTGCTAACGGCAGTTACGTTCAATTTGAGGGCAAAAGGCTGCATGCCGAATATTTAGAGCCGGAATTAATTGAAGAATTTAATGCGTTTGCTAATGTCCAAGGGGATCCAGTGGCTTGGTTTAATCACCATGAATTTGCATTGAGTCAAGAAACTCCAGTAACGGATAAAAACTTCAAGCTGTTAGGGTTAAATGCGAGAGTTGAACCAGATTGGTATAAATACCATCATGTGAACTTTATGTTCGTATTTAATTTTGACAAAGAAAAACTATACCAAGAACGTTTTAAAGGGGTTTTATCATTAGTACGCAATAACCCTCGTGGTTTAGACACGATGCTGGATGGTGTTTCCAAAAAGTCTGGTATTGAAGAATTGCTGGACTACGCCAACTTTGGTAAGGTACCAACTTATGCGTTTGGTGATCAATTAAATGATCTTGAAATGTTTGATTTGGTAGACCATCCAATTTGTATGGCGAATGGTAATCCAGCAGTCAAAGAAAAGGCTGAGTTTATTACGACTAGTAATATGAATGGTGGCATTGTAAATGGATTACGGCATTTTGATTTGATTTAGATTGTATATAAGTATCAAAAGACCAGATGACTATTTTTTGTTGTTTGGTCTTTTGATTGTCATTGATTAGCCTTTTCAAGGGTTAAAATGACAGTAAACGTATCAGTAAATGTGACTGAAATCAACAGATTATCATAATGTGAAGTTAAATCCTTAACTGTAGAGAGACCCAATCCACGTTCTGATCCCTTATTAGAGTATTCTTCCTCAAATATACGATTGATATTGATTTTGGTGCCCTTGGCAACAGAATTTTTAATAAGAAACCTAATATTAGAGTCCGTACTGATGACGGCTACCGAAATTCGATGATCTTCACTTTTAATGGCAGCTTCAATTGCATTATCCATCAGGATACCAAGAATACGTGTAACTATAATATTGATTTTTCCAAGATCAGGAATTCGTTCAGTTACTTCTAAGCTCGTCTTCATATTTTTTTCTTTAGCTTCTGTTAACTTTTGGGTAATAATACCTCTAATGAATGGATCATTAATCTTATGTATTGTCAGATATGAATCATCATCAAACTCAGTATCAGACTGTAATAGGTTACTTACACTCTCATATAGAGTATTACTATTTCCGTTTTTTGCGATTACTTGTAGTGTAAAAAGCATGTTTTTATAATCGTGTTTTGCTTTTCTTGCCTCGTGATATTTTTTTTCCAATTCTTTAACATACAAGGTGTTATCTTTGTTGAGTTCTTCTTTGTGTGCTAATTGAAGATTTTCAATGTTTCTGGAATATAATATGACGGTTATTAATAACATGATAAATGCAAGAATACCAAAAAGCGGAAGAATAATCGATGCTAATGCGGATTCTTTACCAATCCAACGAGTAACCGCAATTGCTAAAGTTAAGAATAGTAGTAATGTAGCAGCGTTATAACCAAAAATTGTTGCCGCAAAGCGCTGATCCATGTTAATTTTAGAAATTAGCTTTAATATCAAGTATCTCGCAATTAAAAAAAATGCAGTAATTATAATTGTTAAAGAAAAATATAGAATGACAAGTAAAGCCAGTTGGTTGTTAACTTTGCCAAGCGGTATTTGTAAGATAGCAATAGTTAAGAAACTAGCCAATTGTGCGGTAATAAAAGTAAATAGGAGAGCGGTAACAAAATTAGAAATCCATCTAGATACAGATGATTGTTTTCGTTTTAGAACAATAAAATATAATATGGCGAGTAGTGGGACACTGGCCAGATTATAAAGCAGGTCGATATAACTAATAGCTACAATGGAAATTATAGCAATAATTATGTTATATCGATTTTTTGACTTTGGTTCTATGATAAATAGATTTGCAAAAAAAGAGACTAGTGTAAAAACGTCAGTGATTTGTCCAATATACTGAGGTAGCATTATCATAGTATTTAGTCTCCTTAATTTAATAATAAGTATCATATTTTCTGATCTTGATTAATATGATTTTACTTATTTTTCGTTATTTATTAAAATTAATGTAGCAGTGAATTCATTTACTTGTTCATCATAGGAAACATTGAAAAGCACTTTACTGTTAAGCTGATCAACTAGTTCTCTAACTGTTGCCAAACCTATACCGCGAGAACTATCTTTTGTAGAATACCCACTGACAAATATTTTAGTTAAATTAATTTTGACATTGTCTGCAACAGTATTACGAATGGATAATTCAATGTTATCATCAGTATTGACGATAGCAATTGTAATGTTACGTTTACTGCTTTGGTTAGCCGCGTCAATTGCGTTATCCAATAAGATGCCTGTAATCCGAACTATTTCAGCACGGTTTGTTTTCAATACCGGAATAGTAGAACCAAATTCTAAAGACACTGTGATTTTTTTGGACTCTGCCTCATCAACTTTTTGAGCAACAATACTGTGCATGAATTCATCCTTGATTTGATTTAAATCAAATTTGTGTTCATTACTTCTGGTAGTCAGCAGTTGTGAATCCAAAATTTCATTAATGGCGTCATAAACCTTATCATAATTATTTTTTTGCGATAAGTATTCTAGAGATAATAATGTATTTTTAAAATCATGTTTGGAACGTTTTAGATTTTCATAACTGGTTTCTAGCATTTGAATATATTGTTTAGTGTCTTTTTCTATTTTCTGTTGATGCTCTTCCTTTAACTGCTGAATTCTTCTAGAGAAAACGACTGTTGTGGTAATGCCGGTCACAAACAATAAAATGCCTAGGATAAATAAAGTTATTGGTAAAAAGCTTGTTTCAATCTGCAAAGCACGCATAGTTAAAATAGAAATAATGAGGATAATGAGGATGAGACTTGTATTATAAAAAACAACTATTCTAGTAAACTTTGGATCCAGTTTAGAATTACTAATTAAGACTGTTAATTTCTTGTAGATAAAAAACAGTATTAGAATTGCGATTAAAAATACAATTATAAAAATGGCTATAAACAATATCCAATTGGCATGAAGGATACCAGATCGTTGATTAAATACAATGGTGTTGATTAAAAATGCAACTCGTGTTGATAGTAGTGTAAATAGAAGTGAAACTGTAAAATTATTTATTAATTGAAACTTATCGTTCGTGTCCTTAATGAATAATAAGCAAGTT
This window encodes:
- a CDS encoding NAD(P)H-hydrate dehydratase gives rise to the protein MKRLDATILNIIKQRPEDSFKGNFGKVVLIGGNANFGGAIIMAATATVYSGAGLVTTATDTSNSFSLHAQLPETMFVNYYDKVQLSHLVSEATVVVVGPGLGDDFHSQEVLATVFANTSANQTVVIDGSAITMMTAKQIAQPAGNIIFTPHQMEWQRLSGIKIADQNVAANQAVQAQLNATVVLKKHHTEIYTADETYQLPIGTPAQATGGMGDTLAGMIGGFTAQFSDSIQATLAAVYAHSAIAEKLAETQYVVLPHQISQSLPKFMKQSVNNRG
- the pepV gene encoding dipeptidase PepV; this translates as MTDWKTKAQQQKEDYVNDLIALMKIPSVRDDSQATDEFPLGPKPAQALTIFLEMAQQDGFKTKNIDNVVGYAEWGEGDETLAILAHLDVMPAGNGWDTDPFNPVIKNGNIYGRGASDDKGPGMAAYYALKTLKDMDVKFNKKVRFIVGTDEESDWTGMKRYFEVEPAPTLGFSPDAEFPLINGEKGNVSMKLGFAGENKGSVSVRSFHSGLRPNMVPREAEAVIETDDPNQMKVAFTEFLAQKPITGEAVDTPDGVKLSVVGKAAHGMEPLKGENAGTYLANFLTQYDIQGDAGSFINLLGHYMHQDSRMHNFDLAFSDDVMGDLTMNVGMMDFDDQVGGQVDMNFRYPKGITPDDIQAKLNTVVTPLAVTITQGSFMVPHYVDTSDPLVTTLMGAYRDQTGDLDAQPEVVGGGTYGRMMERGVAFGALFAHTQDTMHQANEFQPIDDLLMAMAIYMQSINDLVTD
- a CDS encoding universal stress protein, whose translation is MSDYQHVLVGIDGSKQSEMALEKAISAALQNNAKLSLLSVINGERFPNTSTVGYGFIDRSVYDGAVKEMEKKLAHYQKQAEDAGVTNVDLKVKIGNAKIELGSKFPEANDVDLIVVGATGLNFIGRMIVGSTASYVVRESPCDVIVVKTDKENKPVDLQKTTYPEI
- a CDS encoding helix-turn-helix domain-containing protein, which translates into the protein MFLNSIIRQQRKEKGLNQSELAAGICTQATMSNIENKGTVPSLGTLIKLCQRLDLTLNDVVSEFQVASDTFDEITTAERLIALDQIDAADQKLQHIGASFNEDEKLENKQYQFLTGYLCLLNNDLDGAVFHFSFVADGDAKTDSSYVISAHIALGEIYFQRDQLDRARFYFNDIKSMLDNFEITSELTMFWLKICVRFAYHYLIKTGQNSAAQKLIDQLKNNPDYKISSRFVAEFEKYSN
- a CDS encoding LytR/AlgR family response regulator transcription factor, with amino-acid sequence MRNIYLCESQPVERQNYEREIKQQLLVNQLSSLVYSFGTESPEELLLYVQNHPLETGLYFLDTEMGIGQVSGMQLAEQIRQSDPQALIVFFAYQKELSVNAIQRHIEPLDYIIKTSDHKEEYQQIMLDLKIAQQRDKVVPENKTEIFTYKLESRIYKLDIQKIDYFSTTDSPHKLRLTTHEQQVEFRGDLNDIQKRYPFLFRGHKRILLNPKRIKLIDLQTRLVTFIDDESCQIAYRRLSELKQIL
- a CDS encoding deoxynucleoside kinase, yielding MVIITAGMIGVGKTTLTGLIAEHLGTKAFYEPVGDNPVLPLYYKDPKQYGFLLQIYFLNKRFGMIKKALDDDNNVLDRSIYEDALFTKENNAEGNITDTELGVYLNLLDNMMMDLQQLPKKAPDLLVYAETDFDTILYRIKKRGRDYEQFDNNPELERYYYKMWTAYKEWFEEYNASPKMKIDLQTFDLDQPGNIDRVLQQIDATLNDIRQPQS
- a CDS encoding Cof-type HAD-IIB family hydrolase, coding for MYKAIVFFDLDGTLLMDDKSLSPANVQAIHELEQNNILPVVSTGRNIFEVRYVLDETGMDSIVSANGSYVQFEGKRLHAEYLEPELIEEFNAFANVQGDPVAWFNHHEFALSQETPVTDKNFKLLGLNARVEPDWYKYHHVNFMFVFNFDKEKLYQERFKGVLSLVRNNPRGLDTMLDGVSKKSGIEELLDYANFGKVPTYAFGDQLNDLEMFDLVDHPICMANGNPAVKEKAEFITTSNMNGGIVNGLRHFDLI
- a CDS encoding sensor histidine kinase, with amino-acid sequence MIMLPQYIGQITDVFTLVSFFANLFIIEPKSKNRYNIIIAIISIVAISYIDLLYNLASVPLLAILYFIVLKRKQSSVSRWISNFVTALLFTFITAQLASFLTIAILQIPLGKVNNQLALLVILYFSLTIIITAFFLIARYLILKLISKINMDQRFAATIFGYNAATLLLFLTLAIAVTRWIGKESALASIILPLFGILAFIMLLITVILYSRNIENLQLAHKEELNKDNTLYVKELEKKYHEARKAKHDYKNMLFTLQVIAKNGNSNTLYESVSNLLQSDTEFDDDSYLTIHKINDPFIRGIITQKLTEAKEKNMKTSLEVTERIPDLGKINIIVTRILGILMDNAIEAAIKSEDHRISVAVISTDSNIRFLIKNSVAKGTKININRIFEEEYSNKGSERGLGLSTVKDLTSHYDNLLISVTFTDTFTVILTLEKANQ
- a CDS encoding sensor histidine kinase — its product is MLYISHYVGQILDAFSLCVFFLLFFKLSVNIRSKRNYLIAIISVLIINTIDSFYNNASIPLLILTCLLFIKDTNDKFQLINNFTVSLLFTLLSTRVAFLINTIVFNQRSGILHANWILFIAIFIIVFLIAILILFFIYKKLTVLISNSKLDPKFTRIVVFYNTSLILIILIISILTMRALQIETSFLPITLFILGILLFVTGITTTVVFSRRIQQLKEEHQQKIEKDTKQYIQMLETSYENLKRSKHDFKNTLLSLEYLSQKNNYDKVYDAINEILDSQLLTTRSNEHKFDLNQIKDEFMHSIVAQKVDEAESKKITVSLEFGSTIPVLKTNRAEIVRITGILLDNAIDAANQSSKRNITIAIVNTDDNIELSIRNTVADNVKINLTKIFVSGYSTKDSSRGIGLATVRELVDQLNSKVLFNVSYDEQVNEFTATLILINNEK